A stretch of the Vigna radiata var. radiata cultivar VC1973A chromosome 7, Vradiata_ver6, whole genome shotgun sequence genome encodes the following:
- the LOC106767484 gene encoding nucleotide-sugar uncharacterized transporter 1 isoform X2: MMFLFKIFVSFSEFNIYIFSIGFYQMAKIAVTPSIVMAEFVLYRKKVSWPKALALTVVSIGVAVATVTDLQFHFFGACVALAWIVPSAINKILWSRLQQLENWTALALMWKTTPITLIFLAAMLPCLDPPGVLSFDWNFINTLVILTSAILGFLLQLSGALALGATSAVSHVVLGQFKTCIILLGNYYLFGSNPGIISVCGAFTAIVGMSVYTCLNLKQQTAKIFPHQTSLLPKSKLSRENGSSHNGYYSTENV; encoded by the exons atgatgtttttatttaaaatatttgtttcgtTCTCTGAATTTAATATCTATATCTTCAGTATTGGTTTCTATCAGATGGCAAAGATTGCAGTAACACCTTCAATAGTTATGGCAGAATTTGTATTGTATAGGAAGAAAGTTTCTTGGCCCAAG GCTTTAGCATTAACGGTAGTATCTATTGGTGTTGCTGTGGCTACAGTGACAGATCTGCAGTTCCATTTCTTTGGTGCCTGTGTTGCATTAGCGTGGATTGTACCTAGTGCTATAAACAAAATCCTCTGGTCCAGATTGCAGCAGCTAGAAAACTGGACTGCTTTGGC GTTAATGTGGAAAACAACAcctattactttaatttttctgGCTGCTATGTTACCCTGCTTAGACCCTCCTGGTGTACTTTCCTTTGATTGGAACTTCATTAACACATTGGTGATACTCACATCAGCCATTCTCGGCTTTTTGCTTCAGTTATCTGGGGCCTTAGCACTAGG TGCTACATCTGCAGTCTCGCATGTTGTTCTTGGGCAGTTTAAGACATGCATTATCCTTTTGGGAAACTATTATCTCTTTGGATCCAATCCTGGCATAATCAGTGTCTGTGGAGCATTTACAGCTATTGTTGGTATGTCTGTTTACACTTGCCTTAATCTGAAGCAACAAACAGCCAAGATATTTCCTCATCAGACCTCCCTTTTACCAAAATCTAAACTAAGCAGAGAAAATGGCAGTTCCCATAATGGATATTACAGTACAGAAAATGTCTAG
- the LOC106767484 gene encoding nucleotide-sugar uncharacterized transporter 1 isoform X1, whose protein sequence is MFNFLLRKDERKILKRKDSDAGERGRALEDLRGSLFNEFRSPEGAKRHQHRTCGPAAALAFNFVVAISIIFMNKMVLQTVKFKFPILLSLIHYAVSWFLMAILNVFSLLPACPSSKSTKLSALFTLGFVMSLSTGLANVSLKYNSIGFYQMAKIAVTPSIVMAEFVLYRKKVSWPKALALTVVSIGVAVATVTDLQFHFFGACVALAWIVPSAINKILWSRLQQLENWTALALMWKTTPITLIFLAAMLPCLDPPGVLSFDWNFINTLVILTSAILGFLLQLSGALALG, encoded by the exons ATGTTCAATTTCTTACTTAGAAAAGACGAACGAAAGATTCTCAAGCGCAAAGATAGCGATGCTGGGGAAAGAG GAAGAGCACTGGAAGACCTGAGAGGCTCATTGTTTAATGAATTTCGTTCCCCTGAAGGTGCAAAACGACATCAACATCGTACATGTGGTCCAGCTGCAGCACTTGCCTTCAATTTTGTAGTAGCAATTAGTATTATCTTCATGAACAAAATG GTTCTTCAAACTGTTAAATTCAAATTCCCTATTCTTCTCTCACTAATTCACTACGCAGTGAGCTGGTTCTTAATGGCTATACTAAATGTGTTCTCTTTGCTTCCTGCTTGTCCTTCCTCAAAATCAACTAAGCTGTCTGCTTTATTTACTCTTGGATTTGTCATGTCTCTATCTACTGGCCTTGCTAATGTCAGTTTGAAGTATAATAG TATTGGTTTCTATCAGATGGCAAAGATTGCAGTAACACCTTCAATAGTTATGGCAGAATTTGTATTGTATAGGAAGAAAGTTTCTTGGCCCAAG GCTTTAGCATTAACGGTAGTATCTATTGGTGTTGCTGTGGCTACAGTGACAGATCTGCAGTTCCATTTCTTTGGTGCCTGTGTTGCATTAGCGTGGATTGTACCTAGTGCTATAAACAAAATCCTCTGGTCCAGATTGCAGCAGCTAGAAAACTGGACTGCTTTGGC GTTAATGTGGAAAACAACAcctattactttaatttttctgGCTGCTATGTTACCCTGCTTAGACCCTCCTGGTGTACTTTCCTTTGATTGGAACTTCATTAACACATTGGTGATACTCACATCAGCCATTCTCGGCTTTTTGCTTCAGTTATCTGGGGCCTTAGCACTAGGGTAA